The genomic window CCCTGCATACAAGGGCATACCGCTCGCTGTTGCAGCTGTTACATCGCTTGCTGACAAGTACGGCATCGACTGCTGCTACTGCTTCGACAGAAAGGAAGCAAAGGATCACGGCGAGGGCGGAATGTTTGTAGGCAAGAAGCTTGAAGACGGTGAGAAGGTAGTTATCATAGATGACGTTATGACCTCCGGCAAGGCGCTCAGAGAGAGCCTTCCCAAGCTCAAGAGTGCAGCTGATGTGAATGTTACGGCTATGGTCATCACAGTTGACAGAATGGAGAAGTCGCTCGACGGCGAGCTCTCGGCTGTAGAGCAGGCTTATAAGGACTTCGGCGTGAAGGTATACTCTATAGTAAACATTAATGACATAATCAAGGCCATCGAGGACGGCATCGTGCCCGGTACAGAGTATCTCGAAAGCATGAAGGAGTACAGAAAAATGTACGGCGTTGGCTGATATCGGAGAGGAAACAAAAAACTCGCCGCAAAAACACAAGCGATTGTGGTCGGTGTGTGATAGAATACGGCATATTTTGCGGTCGGGGGTTTTTTGTAACTAAATTGTAGTAAAATGTAATTTCTTTGTTGTTGTTATTTACAAAGTAATGGTATATAATATTATATGTAGAGCAAAGAAAGAAAAGAATGAAAAACTAAGTGACAAACTCCTTAGCTCATTTCATCCTCTCCAAAATTTTTACACAAACAAAGGGCAGCTGATAAGGCTGCCCTTTCGTTTTGCCTTTCTCCCTCTTGATAAATGCATCAAAATAGTGTATAATATACATATCGTATTTACAGAAAGGACGATACTGAATATGTCAGAGCAGAGAATACCCAAAAGAAGTGAAGTTGATAAGGCCTATACATGGGCGATAGAGGATATATACCCCTCCGACAAGGCGTGGGCGGCAGACCTTGCAAAGCTAAAAGCCGTGCCGGCAAAACTCATGACCTACAAGGGCAGGCTCTCCGAGAGCGGAGATACGCTGCTTGGATTTTTGCAGCTTTCAGATGAGATATCGGTGCTCGTTGACAGCCTTGCAAACTACGCACAGCGCAAGAGCGACGAGGACACGGCAGTTGCAGTATATCAGGCCATGACAGGCCAGCTTATGAGCACCTATGTTGAGATAAACTCAGCAGGCAGCTTTGAAACGCCTGAGCTTATTGCAATAAGTGACGAGAGAATGGCAGAGCTTTACAAGGAGCAGCCGGCTCTCGAGCTTTACAGGCTCAATTTAGACCGCATAAGGCGCAAGAAGGCGCACGTTCTCACAGAGGCCGAGGAAAAGATAATGGCGCTCGCAGGGGACGCTATGAGCACGCCTGAGAATATCTTCTCGATGTTCTCTGATGCTGACCTTAAGTTCCCGGACGCTGTAGATAAAGACGGCAGCGCTCATCAGGTGACACACGGCAGCTATTCGCCGCTGATGATGCAGTCTGACAGAGAGCTTAGAAAGTCTGCCTTTGAGTCGATGTACCACACATATGATAAGTTCCGCAACACTATGGCTGCGACCCTTTCGGCGCAGATAAAGAGCGTGCAGTTCTATGCAAAGGCAAGGAAGTACGACTCCTCGCTCCAGGCAGCGCTTGATGCGAACGAGGTGCCTGTCGAGGTGTACACAAACCTCATTCAGGCGGTGCATGACAATATGCACTATATGTATGACTATGTGGCACTCCGCAAGAAGCTGCTGGGCGTTGACGAGCTGCATTTTTACGACCTCTATGCGCACATGGTATCAGATGTCGAGATGAAGATAACCTTTGAAGAGGCCAAGGAGACTGTTCTCAAAGCACTTGCTCCTATGGGCGAGGATTACCTTAAGATAATGCGTGAGGGCTTTGAAAACCGCTGGATAGACGTATATGAGAACGAGGGCAAGGCAAGCGGCGCATACTCGGCAGGCGCAAGGGTTCACCCCTTTGTAATGCTCAACCACAAGGACACGCTCAACTGTATGTTCACCCTTGCTCATGAAATGGGTCATGCTATCCATTCTTATCTCTCAAACAAGAACCAGCCGGTAGCCTACAGCGACTATGTGATATTCGTAGCAGAGGTGGCTTCTACCTGCAACGAGGCGCTGCTTATGCAGTATCTTCTCAAGACCACCGAGGACAAGAAGCAGAAGGCATACCTTATAAACTACTTCTTAGAGCAGTTCCGCACGACACTTTACAGGCAGACGATGTTTGCAGAGTTCGAGCTTAAGATAAACGAGCTTGTTTCGCAGGGCGAGAGCCTGACAGCGGACGGATTGTGCGAGATATACAGAGAGCTCAACAAGCTCTACTTCGGCGACGGCATAGTGCTCGATGACGAGATAGCTCTTGAATGGGCGAGGATACCGCATTTCTACTACAACTACTATGTTTACCAGTACGCCACGGGCTACAGCGCAGCGATAGCACTCTCGACAAGGATACTCAGAGAGGGCGAGGGCGCTGTGAAGGACTACATCGGCTTCCTCTCGGGCGGCTGCTCGAAAACGCCCATAGAGCTTTTAAAGGACGCAGGCGTTGACATGGCGACCGCACAGCCGATAAACGATGCCCTTAAGCTCTTCGGCGAGCTGATAGGCCAGATGGACGAGCTGATGAAATAATAAAAACAGG from Ruminococcus sp. NK3A76 includes these protein-coding regions:
- the pepF gene encoding oligoendopeptidase F; the protein is MSEQRIPKRSEVDKAYTWAIEDIYPSDKAWAADLAKLKAVPAKLMTYKGRLSESGDTLLGFLQLSDEISVLVDSLANYAQRKSDEDTAVAVYQAMTGQLMSTYVEINSAGSFETPELIAISDERMAELYKEQPALELYRLNLDRIRRKKAHVLTEAEEKIMALAGDAMSTPENIFSMFSDADLKFPDAVDKDGSAHQVTHGSYSPLMMQSDRELRKSAFESMYHTYDKFRNTMAATLSAQIKSVQFYAKARKYDSSLQAALDANEVPVEVYTNLIQAVHDNMHYMYDYVALRKKLLGVDELHFYDLYAHMVSDVEMKITFEEAKETVLKALAPMGEDYLKIMREGFENRWIDVYENEGKASGAYSAGARVHPFVMLNHKDTLNCMFTLAHEMGHAIHSYLSNKNQPVAYSDYVIFVAEVASTCNEALLMQYLLKTTEDKKQKAYLINYFLEQFRTTLYRQTMFAEFELKINELVSQGESLTADGLCEIYRELNKLYFGDGIVLDDEIALEWARIPHFYYNYYVYQYATGYSAAIALSTRILREGEGAVKDYIGFLSGGCSKTPIELLKDAGVDMATAQPINDALKLFGELIGQMDELMK
- the pyrE gene encoding orotate phosphoribosyltransferase, coding for MTYKEEFIKFMVDSGVLTFGEFTLKSGRKAPYFINCGNYKTGAQLSRLGGFYADCIKENGIEAETLFGPAYKGIPLAVAAVTSLADKYGIDCCYCFDRKEAKDHGEGGMFVGKKLEDGEKVVIIDDVMTSGKALRESLPKLKSAADVNVTAMVITVDRMEKSLDGELSAVEQAYKDFGVKVYSIVNINDIIKAIEDGIVPGTEYLESMKEYRKMYGVG